A stretch of Gambusia affinis linkage group LG10, SWU_Gaff_1.0, whole genome shotgun sequence DNA encodes these proteins:
- the LOC122839105 gene encoding angiopoietin-related protein 4-like — MKMPQVTILLLSVLVHAGAGFPSDRTRREKHASWDDVNVVAHGLLQLGQGLKEHVDKTKAQMRDVNGRLTVVNGTLAELGRRQEQQGEALMTQSKEAQGTYRLLSQLGEEVKLEVGEVKRQAEVMTSRMDRLEEVLTEPTKDGNDSEHERVSFIQRLMVAQNRRIDQLVEKIRQQQDKLEKQSLHLQALQNKVAHKRVKSHRRRDEERALKGEAELNQAGLARDCQEVFAQGASVSGVYMIQPDNSKPFNVLCQMTPDGGWTVIQKRQDGSQNFNQLWESYRKGFGDLNGEFWLGLDHIHSISKQGQYVLHVELSDQAGRRQAARYRFQVDGEERQFALHLDLDPSSGVQEGIEPTGASGLPFSTADRDNDLAADANCAELLSGGWWFSNCRESNLNGKFPQRHRGRRATFQGQFGPLSSTLLKIAPVSKTQ, encoded by the exons ATGAAGATGCCCcaggtcaccatcctcctcctGAGCGTCCTGGTCCACGCCGGCGCCGGCTTCCCGTCGGACAGAACCCGCCGGGAGAAGCACGCCTCCTGGGACGACGTGAACGTCGTGGCCCACGGCCTCCTGCAGCTCGGCCAGGGCCTGAAGGAGCATGTGGACAAGACCAAGGCTCAGATGAGAGACGTGAACGGCCGGCTGACGGTTGTCAATGGCACGCTGGCGGAGCTGGGGAGGAGGCAGGAGCAGCAGGGAGAGGCGCTGATGACCCAGAGCAAGGAGGCGCAGGGGACGTACAGGCTGCTCTCCCAACTGGGAGAGGAGGTGAAGCTGGAGGTCGGTGAGGTGAAGAGGCAGGCGGAGGTCATGACGTCCAGGATGGACCGCCTGGAGGAGGTTCTGACGGAGCCGACGAAGGACGGCAACGACAGCGAACACGAGAGAGTTTCATTCATCCAG AGGCTGATGGTGGCTCAGAACAGACGAATCGATCAGCTGGTGGAGAAAATCAGGCAGCAACAAGACAAACTGGAGAAACAGAGTCTACACCTGCAGGCCCTGCAGAACAAG GTTGCGCATAAGAGAGTGAAATCCCACAGACGAAGAGACGAAGAGAGAGCACTGAAAGGCGAGGCAGAGCTCAACCAAGCAG GGTTGGCCAGAGATTGTCAGGAGGTGTTTGCACAGGGAGCGTCAGTCAGCGGCGTCTACATGATTCAGCCAGACAACTCAAAACCCTTCAACGTTCTCTGTCAAATGACTCCAG atggcGGCTGGACAGTGATCCAGAAACGCCAGGATGGATCTCAGAACTTCAACCAGCTTTGGGAGAGCTACAGGAAAGGATTCGGCGACCTCAACG GAGAGTTCTGGCTCGGATTGGACCACATCCACTCCATTTCTAAGCAAGGCCAGTACGTCCTTCACGTCGAGCTTTCTGACCAGGCCGGGCGGCGCCAGGCGGCTCGCTACCGGTTCCAGGTTGACGGAGAGGAGAGGCAGTTCGCTCTGCACCTTGACCTTGACCCTTCGTCTGGCGTTCAGGAGGGAATCGAGCCCACCGGAGCGTCCGGACTCCCCTTCTCCACAGCCGACAGAGACAACGACCTCGCTGCGGACGCCAACTGCGCCGAGCTGCTCTCAG GCGGTTGGTGGTTTAGCAACTGCAGAGAGTCAAACCTCAACGGAAAGTTCCCTCAGCGCCACAGGGGAAGACGGGCCACGTTTCAGGGACAGTTCGGCCCGCTCAGCTCCACTCTCCTGAAAATCGCTCCGGTTTCGAAGACGCAATAA